The genome window GAATTACTGAATGAATGACCGAGCGAGCGAGTGTAGGAAACTTGATCTGATATTTCATGTTTAATTCCTTCACTTGACAAGTTGTGACCATTGTGCGCCAATTGAGTCATCAGCCATAGAAGAAAGCGCAGCGCCAACAACTCTCTGATAATAACTTGGAGGCACGGTTATTGGATATATGGATATgcggagatggagatggagcggatcgacaacaacgacgacgacgacgacgacgacgacggcaaacggatatacaatataaacGCGCAAGGGCAGCACAATTCAAAGTTtctcataataaaaaaagcgAATGATACTCGTAATCGTCTCTGGTGGCAGAGTCAGAACTTGAACTTgcgaatatatttttatcagcACTTTTCTCTttagcaaaatacaaaactggAACTGCAATATTATCACACATTGTTGTGGCTATAACAGTAATAGCGCCACAGTTTACCACAATATCGTTTGTGGACAGAAATCGAAGAAGTAATGACCATAACCTAGCTGTAGATAGTATTGTCTATTGCCTAATAAGCTAAACAATTGCTTAGCAAACAATTATTAATCGATTTGCAATCAATTAGCTAATCTTATCTCAAGTGCATACGATACAAATAGCTCCTATATAAGGCACTCTCCATAATTAGTTCGACATTACAAGTCCGCAATGAAGAGCTTCGTGTGCATTCTTTTGTCAGTCCTCTGGCTGGCTTTGGCCTCGGCTGAGTTCAATTCGTCTATATCGCTATTCAAGAAGTATCCCGATTCCTGCACCTCTGCCAAGCCCAAAAAGAATGGCATCTACAAGATTCAAGTAAATGGAGTTCTTCTCTCCGTCTTCTGCGATGTGTATCTTGCTGGATCTCCTTGGTTGGTTATTCAGCGACGCTCCGATGTCTCGGTTAACTTCTACAGGAATTGGGTAGCGTATCAACAAGGATTCGGtgacatcagcagcagcttcttTATCGGACTGGACAATTTAAACTTGCTAACGGTATCACAACCACATGAACTTTACGTTCACTTGAAGGACTTTGATGGACAGACACGTTATGCCAAATATGATCAgtttgccattggcaatgAGGCTAATTTGTATGGTCTGAACACGCTGGGCAACTATTCGGGCACAGCTGGAGATGGTTTGAAATATCATCTGAATATGAAGTTCTCAACCTATGATCGGGATAATGATAACTCCACCAGAAACTGTGCTGTCGATTACACTGGTGCCTGGTGGTACAAGACAACCCATTACAGGTAAGTGCTAAAATGTTACCaattgatatatcgataatgATCTCAGCAACGATGGCTCTAAATTTGAAAGCCAGTCTTTAATCAATATGGATAATACCTAAtagattttattgaattaccaatttactaattattataactatattttattgtagCAATCTGAATGGTTTATACTTTGGCGGAGATGTTTCCGCAAATCAAGTGGGTCGGGGTATAACTTGGTATCATTGGCGAGGCGATCGGTATAGTTACCAAGAAGTGCACATGATGATACGTCCAAAGTAAacaaatgcatatatatataaaagttgTAAATATATCGATAGCTATGAAAACatcaataaacataataaatctatagtaaatcaattaatttatcttATCTGAGCTGATAAAAGCTCTTTGTGACTATAAAAGGGACCCCGCAAAATTACTTCATTGATACGGAATAGCAATGAAGACAATTCTCTGCATTGTTTTGTCAGTTGTTTGTCTGGCTTTGGCCACGGACAAACAGTATCCTGATTCCTGTTCGACTGCCACGGCAAGTGGCATCTACAAGATACAAGTCGGGGATCAAATTTTATCCGTTTATTGTGAAGCGGGTTATGATGGCGATCCTTGGTTGGTCATTCAGCGTCGTTCGGATATCTCGGTGAACTTCTACAGGAATTGGGCGGCTTATAAACAAGGATTCGGAGAGCTGGACAAGAGCTTCTTCATTGGACTGGATACGCTGCACTTGCTGACCACATCGCAACCACACGAACTCTACGTTCATCTGCAAGATTTTGAGGGACAAACGCGTTATGCTAGCTATGATCTGTTTGCCATTGGAAGCGAGGCAGACTCGTATAGTCTGAACACTTTGGGAAACTACTCGGGAACAGCTGGCGATGGACTCAAATTTCATCAGTACGTGAAATTCTCAACCTATGATCGGGATAATGATGACTCTGTCAGGAATAGCGCTGTCGATTACACAGGTGCTTGGTGGTACAAGACAACGCATTACAGGTGAGTTATATACTTTGTCTAACTGTAACATTAAACCAAATATTGGaacaaaatattcttttaaaatgtGGTATCTTTAGTTGCAATAATTGGGAAGGTTGTTAGAAAGcaagaaatattaattttgaattgtttaaaTCCCATTTCTATTATCAAGAATTGTTCAAATGTTATTTCTAACATTCTAAACATATTTTGTTGCAGTAATCTGAATGGACTTTACTTGAAAGGAGACTTCGATATAGATCAAGTTGGTCGGGGTATAACTTGGTATCACTGGCGTGGCGATCAATATAGTTACAAAGAAGTGCACATGATGATACGaccaaagaaataaatttagtgaattccaaaaatttgttACACTGCAATATCTCTTTTTGTGACGCGATAATCAACTAGTATCAACAAGAACCAATCTAATCAATTCGAAGAATTGTGGCTATATTTAGCAATCTTAAGTCACTTCTGGGTATTTAACAGAAGTGCAAGGCTCAAGGAATATATCTTCTATACTTCATATATAAATCATTACCGAATAGCTGTCTGCATTTCCTGTTTCTAGTTCTCTAAACTGTCAGTCAAACCAAACGATGTACGagtgtgactgcgactgcgagtgCGAGTTCGAGTATTACTTTCATTCTGACAAGCTGAGTAATACCTCTTTTGTTCTAGGTAAACTGAATAACCGGTGAGTGCCaacgaatatgaatatgatgacgagacgacgacgacagcacAATTGAGTGCCACCTacaaaatgcatacaaatacTTGAACAGgcgacaaacaaacaaacaaacaaatgaacaaatatttacactgACGGGTGGAGCAAACCGAACTGGAAGCGATAAAATGGTTTTTatgataaatacataataccaaaggtacacacacacacacatacatacatacatatatatatgactATGCTGTCTTTTTAAATGGGACACAGACGTCTTGTCTACAACATTTGGCACATCTTGAGCATATAGTGTAGAGTGTCGACTGTAGAGTGCAAGTTGGGCTGTCAAAGTGACAGTTTTGAAATTGATTACAGTGACAATTGTGTGGCTGGCCTCTGAGCAAATAGCACGACTCTCTGATGGCTTTAAAACGACATACTAAAACTAcacaaagcacacacataaacgTGTAATGtagtacacatacatacacttaTGTATATAGATTGACAGGCAGACTGAAAGATACTTGGTTGAGGCAACACTACAGTTCCCCATGATTGACAGGCCACACGTGCTAACTGCGTTTATACGTGTCCACCGATCTATTGAAATAACATTACCAACAACTTTCCAGCTACTCcattatttgaaatgaaatttcttacattaaaatttttgaatttaatttgtttaactaAATGattgacaatatttttttttttttataatattcaagAACTCTACATACGATGAAGTAAACTTTGGCatcaagtttttaattatgGAATTTGATGAGCCCTATATGCTTAACTGAATGAATAACAGCaacatgtttttattaattggtataatatagaaaaagtaCGACATACTTTATAACAAAACTTCATTTGAAGTAAATGaagtaaaatgtttatatctaaattaatttatatatgtaatcattaaataatagtAAACTAAAGTAAGTAAGTTtctaataacatttttgaGCCCTCGCAgttaaattatatgaaatggtaaaatatgcaaaaaaaaaatctagttattaactaaactaaactaaacttgCCAGCTACATCgtcatttgaaattaaatttgtgagTCTTACTTGCTTAACCAgttgaaaatcaaatatagaaatacaaatattctattctattcacagaaatttcaaataatgaaaaataagaC of Drosophila nasuta strain 15112-1781.00 chromosome 3, ASM2355853v1, whole genome shotgun sequence contains these proteins:
- the LOC132793211 gene encoding ryncolin-4-like, yielding MKTILCIVLSVVCLALATDKQYPDSCSTATASGIYKIQVGDQILSVYCEAGYDGDPWLVIQRRSDISVNFYRNWAAYKQGFGELDKSFFIGLDTLHLLTTSQPHELYVHLQDFEGQTRYASYDLFAIGSEADSYSLNTLGNYSGTAGDGLKFHQYVKFSTYDRDNDDSVRNSAVDYTGAWWYKTTHYSNLNGLYLKGDFDIDQVGRGITWYHWRGDQYSYKEVHMMIRPKK
- the LOC132790230 gene encoding ficolin-1-like, encoding MKSFVCILLSVLWLALASAEFNSSISLFKKYPDSCTSAKPKKNGIYKIQVNGVLLSVFCDVYLAGSPWLVIQRRSDVSVNFYRNWVAYQQGFGDISSSFFIGLDNLNLLTVSQPHELYVHLKDFDGQTRYAKYDQFAIGNEANLYGLNTLGNYSGTAGDGLKYHLNMKFSTYDRDNDNSTRNCAVDYTGAWWYKTTHYSNLNGLYFGGDVSANQVGRGITWYHWRGDRYSYQEVHMMIRPK